In the Athene noctua chromosome 21, bAthNoc1.hap1.1, whole genome shotgun sequence genome, one interval contains:
- the KIFBP gene encoding KIF-binding protein isoform X1, which produces MAAAAAGGGWAAVCEKFRTARTLSAVESRKDPETEPYRSKYSARALLQEVKQLLSAAEEGDEARLLAVRRAVLEYELGVNHTDTEELSAGEEHLQRCTQLLEPHRLSPDCVSLYIQAQNNLGILWSERDEIKTAQTYLESAEALYNQYMKEDGNPPLDPSEHFMAEEDKLTDQERSKRFEKAYTHTLYYLAQVYQHLEMIEKAAQYCHTTLKRQLEYCGYYPVEWALNAATLSQYYLSKQCFMESRHCLAAASVIFSQAEQVPSAEDNETEQDQQDLRQRKAEIARCWIKYCLNLLQSARKLLEDNIGELDPDRQLELKAQRKKEEDEKEKGRKKAVLFGTSDICDSVLAMEEKVSSVYPLDFQEAREIFLVGQNYVQEAKEFFQVDGYVTDHIEIVQDHSALFKVLAFFEEDYERRCKMHKRRIDMLEPIYADLNPQYYLLISRQLQFELADTYYEMMDLKVAIGNRLEELDSHTIKKINSLAQLAIKYYELFLDSLRNPDKVFPEELEEDVLRPAMVAKFHIARLYGKLITSDSKKQLENMQTSLEYYTFLVDYCEKYPDAVRAIETELELSKEMVGLLPTRMERLRAKLCPFI; this is translated from the exons atggcggcggcggcggcgggaggcgggtgGGCCGCGGTGTGTGAGAAGTTCCGCACCGCACGGACCCTCTCGGCCGTGGAGTCGCGGAAGGACCCGGAGACCGAGCCCTACCGCTCCAAGTACAGCGCTCGAGCGCTGCTCCAGGAGGTCAAGCAGCTGCTGAGCGCCGCCGAGGAGGGCGACGAGGCGCGGCTGCTGGCCGTGCGGCGGGCCGTGCTGGAGTATGAGCTGGGCGTCAACCACACCGACACCGAGGAGCTGTCGGCCGGCGAGGAGCACCTGCAGCGCTGCACGCAGCTCCTGGAGccccaccgcctctccccagACTGCGTCTCCCTCTACATACAGGCCCAG AACAATCTAGGTATCCTTTGGTCTGAAAGGGATGAAATTAAAACTGCACAAACTTACTTGGAATCTGCAGAAGCTTTGTATAATCAATACATGAAAGAG GATGGAAATCCTCCCCTGGATCCCAGTGAACATTTCATGGCAGAAGAAGACAAACTCACAGACCAAGAAAGATCCAAAAG ATTTGAAAAAGCCTATACACATACTCTATATTATCTGGCACAAGTCTATCAACACCTGGAGATGATTGAGAAGGCTGCTCAGTATTGCCATACTACGCTTAAGCGACAGCTTGAGTATTGTGGCTACTACCCAGTAGAATGGGCACTTAATGCTGCTACTTTGTCCCAGTACTATCTCTCTAAG cAATGCTTTATGGAGTCCCGACACTGTTTAGCAGCAGCCAGTGTCATCTTTAGCCAAGCTGAACAGGTGCCATCTGCTGAAGACA ATGAAACGGAGCAGGACCAACAGGATCTTCGacagagaaaagctgaaattGCAAGATGCTGGATCAAGTATTGCCTGAACCTCCTGCAAAGCGCTCGGAAATTACTTGAG GATAACATAGGAGAGCTGGATCCAGACAGGCAATTGGAACTTAAAGcccaaaggaaaaaagaggaggatgaaaaagagaagggcaggaaaaaagcTGTCCTTTTTGGGACAAGTGATATATGTGACTCTGTTTTAGCCATGGAAGAGAAAGTGAGCAGCGTATATCCATTAGATTTTCAGGAAGCCAGAGAAATCTTCTTGGTTGGTCAAAACTATGTTCAGGAAGCAAAAGAATTCTTTCAGGTTGATGGTTATGTTACTGACCATATTGAAATTGTTCAGGATCACAGTGCTTTGTTTAAGGTACTTGCTTTCTTTGAAGAAGACTATGAGAGGCGCTGCAAAATGCACAAGCGTAGAATAGACATGCTGGAGCCTATATATGCAGATTTGAATCCACAGTACTATCTGCTGATTAGCAGGCAGCTTCAGTTTGAGCTGGCTGACACCTATTACGAGATGATGGATTTAAAGGTAGCTATTGGTAACAGGTTAGAGGAGCTAGACTCccacacaattaaaaaaattaattctctggCTCAGTTAGCAATCAAATATTATGAACTCTTCTTAGATTCTTTGAGGAACCCAGATAAGGTGTTTCCTGAAGAGCTCGAGGAAGACGTTCTTCGCCCTGCAATGGTGGCTAAATTTCATATTGCACGACTGTATGGTAAGCTTATTACTTCAGATagcaaaaagcagctggaaaacatGCAGACATCATTGGAATATTACACATTTCTGGTAGACTATTGTGAGAAGTACCCAGATGCTGTCCGTGCCATTGAAACTGAACTAGAACTCAGTAAGGAGATGGTGGGTCTTCTTCCAACAAGAATGGAGAGGCTAAGAGCAAAACTCTGTCCTTTTATATAA
- the KIFBP gene encoding KIF-binding protein isoform X2 yields MAAAAAGGGWAAVCEKFRTARTLSAVESRKDPETEPYRSKYSARALLQEVKQLLSAAEEGDEARLLAVRRAVLEYELGVNHTDTEELSAGEEHLQRCTQLLEPHRLSPDCVSLYIQAQNNLGILWSERDEIKTAQTYLESAEALYNQYMKEDGNPPLDPSEHFMAEEDKLTDQERSKRFEKAYTHTLYYLAQVYQHLEMIEKAAQYCHTTLKRQLEYCGYYPVEWALNAATLSQYYLSKQCFMESRHCLAAASVIFSQAEQVPSAEDNETEQDQQDLRQRKAEIARCWIKYCLNLLQSCALSFQDNIGELDPDRQLELKAQRKKEEDEKEKGRKKAVLFGTSDICDSVLAMEEKVSSVYPLDFQEAREIFLVGQNYVQEAKEFFQVDGYVTDHIEIVQDHSALFKVLAFFEEDYERRCKMHKRRIDMLEPIYADLNPQYYLLISRQLQFELADTYYEMMDLKVAIGNRLEELDSHTIKKINSLAQLAIKYYELFLDSLRNPDKVFPEELEEDVLRPAMVAKFHIARLYGKLITSDSKKQLENMQTSLEYYTFLVDYCEKYPDAVRAIETELELSKEMVGLLPTRMERLRAKLCPFI; encoded by the exons atggcggcggcggcggcgggaggcgggtgGGCCGCGGTGTGTGAGAAGTTCCGCACCGCACGGACCCTCTCGGCCGTGGAGTCGCGGAAGGACCCGGAGACCGAGCCCTACCGCTCCAAGTACAGCGCTCGAGCGCTGCTCCAGGAGGTCAAGCAGCTGCTGAGCGCCGCCGAGGAGGGCGACGAGGCGCGGCTGCTGGCCGTGCGGCGGGCCGTGCTGGAGTATGAGCTGGGCGTCAACCACACCGACACCGAGGAGCTGTCGGCCGGCGAGGAGCACCTGCAGCGCTGCACGCAGCTCCTGGAGccccaccgcctctccccagACTGCGTCTCCCTCTACATACAGGCCCAG AACAATCTAGGTATCCTTTGGTCTGAAAGGGATGAAATTAAAACTGCACAAACTTACTTGGAATCTGCAGAAGCTTTGTATAATCAATACATGAAAGAG GATGGAAATCCTCCCCTGGATCCCAGTGAACATTTCATGGCAGAAGAAGACAAACTCACAGACCAAGAAAGATCCAAAAG ATTTGAAAAAGCCTATACACATACTCTATATTATCTGGCACAAGTCTATCAACACCTGGAGATGATTGAGAAGGCTGCTCAGTATTGCCATACTACGCTTAAGCGACAGCTTGAGTATTGTGGCTACTACCCAGTAGAATGGGCACTTAATGCTGCTACTTTGTCCCAGTACTATCTCTCTAAG cAATGCTTTATGGAGTCCCGACACTGTTTAGCAGCAGCCAGTGTCATCTTTAGCCAAGCTGAACAGGTGCCATCTGCTGAAGACA ATGAAACGGAGCAGGACCAACAGGATCTTCGacagagaaaagctgaaattGCAAGATGCTGGATCAAGTATTGCCTGAACCTCCTGCAAAGC TGTGCTTTGTCATTTCAGGATAACATAGGAGAGCTGGATCCAGACAGGCAATTGGAACTTAAAGcccaaaggaaaaaagaggaggatgaaaaagagaagggcaggaaaaaagcTGTCCTTTTTGGGACAAGTGATATATGTGACTCTGTTTTAGCCATGGAAGAGAAAGTGAGCAGCGTATATCCATTAGATTTTCAGGAAGCCAGAGAAATCTTCTTGGTTGGTCAAAACTATGTTCAGGAAGCAAAAGAATTCTTTCAGGTTGATGGTTATGTTACTGACCATATTGAAATTGTTCAGGATCACAGTGCTTTGTTTAAGGTACTTGCTTTCTTTGAAGAAGACTATGAGAGGCGCTGCAAAATGCACAAGCGTAGAATAGACATGCTGGAGCCTATATATGCAGATTTGAATCCACAGTACTATCTGCTGATTAGCAGGCAGCTTCAGTTTGAGCTGGCTGACACCTATTACGAGATGATGGATTTAAAGGTAGCTATTGGTAACAGGTTAGAGGAGCTAGACTCccacacaattaaaaaaattaattctctggCTCAGTTAGCAATCAAATATTATGAACTCTTCTTAGATTCTTTGAGGAACCCAGATAAGGTGTTTCCTGAAGAGCTCGAGGAAGACGTTCTTCGCCCTGCAATGGTGGCTAAATTTCATATTGCACGACTGTATGGTAAGCTTATTACTTCAGATagcaaaaagcagctggaaaacatGCAGACATCATTGGAATATTACACATTTCTGGTAGACTATTGTGAGAAGTACCCAGATGCTGTCCGTGCCATTGAAACTGAACTAGAACTCAGTAAGGAGATGGTGGGTCTTCTTCCAACAAGAATGGAGAGGCTAAGAGCAAAACTCTGTCCTTTTATATAA